Proteins co-encoded in one Meiothermus sp. genomic window:
- a CDS encoding UDP-N-acetylmuramoyl-L-alanyl-D-glutamate--2,6-diaminopimelate ligase — protein MPTLAELFSLFGQSAPPVEVAGITHDSRLVQPGFVFVAIPGVPLPSRKPFDGHDYIPQALAKGAVAVVGMLELNLSVPYLRVPDTRAALADLSAAFWGYPAQKLKLVGVTGSKGKTTVAVLLHHLLQSAYPPVGRLSTVGVKIGDEELFLPGHFTTPEAPQVQEMLHRFGAAGCRQAVLEVSSHALALERVRGLEYEVGIFTNLYEDHLDLHGSMENYFAEKRKLLERSRFAVINSDNPWTQTLAGRPQTWTYGAQGDWRLQHLVESSNGLGFEVISPIGSFPVQLPMLGRFNAENALAALAAASRMGLSVAQLQAGLASFPGVPGRMQLLQSEPFRVVVDFAHTGASLEAALLTLRPTTQNRLLLVIGAAGNQDKSRRTGIGQVAARLADLAIFTEEDHRTEPLEAILQTMAQAHGDPRRYVLVPDRREAIRYAIGQARPGDTLLFSGKGHERTLERSTEVLPWNEVEEVRRALEEAGLKA, from the coding sequence ATGCCGACGCTGGCGGAGCTATTTTCCCTGTTTGGCCAGAGTGCCCCCCCTGTGGAAGTGGCGGGCATCACGCACGACTCGCGTCTGGTGCAGCCCGGTTTTGTATTTGTGGCCATACCCGGGGTGCCCTTGCCCAGCCGCAAGCCCTTCGATGGGCACGACTACATTCCCCAGGCCCTTGCAAAGGGCGCGGTGGCGGTGGTGGGGATGCTCGAGCTGAACCTGAGCGTACCCTACCTGCGGGTGCCCGATACGCGCGCCGCCCTGGCCGACCTTTCGGCGGCCTTCTGGGGCTATCCGGCGCAAAAGCTGAAGCTGGTAGGCGTGACCGGCTCCAAGGGCAAGACCACCGTTGCGGTGTTGCTGCACCACCTGCTCCAGTCGGCTTACCCGCCGGTGGGCCGGCTCTCCACGGTGGGGGTCAAAATTGGCGATGAAGAGCTTTTTCTGCCCGGCCACTTCACCACCCCTGAGGCCCCGCAGGTGCAGGAGATGCTACACCGCTTTGGCGCGGCGGGCTGCCGGCAGGCCGTGCTCGAGGTGAGCAGCCATGCGCTGGCTTTGGAGCGGGTGCGGGGCCTGGAATACGAAGTAGGCATCTTCACCAACCTGTACGAAGACCACCTCGACCTGCACGGCAGCATGGAGAACTACTTTGCCGAGAAGAGAAAGCTTTTGGAGCGCTCGAGGTTTGCGGTGATCAACAGCGACAACCCATGGACACAAACCCTGGCGGGGCGCCCCCAGACCTGGACGTATGGTGCCCAGGGCGACTGGCGGCTACAGCACCTGGTAGAAAGCAGCAACGGCCTGGGGTTTGAGGTCATCTCACCCATCGGGTCGTTCCCGGTGCAGCTGCCCATGCTGGGGCGCTTCAACGCCGAAAACGCCCTGGCGGCCCTGGCTGCTGCGAGTCGGATGGGCCTCTCGGTGGCACAACTCCAGGCCGGGCTTGCTAGTTTTCCCGGCGTACCGGGCCGGATGCAACTTTTGCAGAGCGAGCCTTTTCGGGTGGTGGTGGACTTTGCCCACACCGGGGCCAGCCTCGAGGCGGCCCTCCTGACCCTGCGCCCCACCACGCAAAACCGCCTGCTGCTGGTGATAGGGGCTGCCGGCAACCAGGATAAAAGCCGCCGAACCGGCATCGGGCAGGTGGCGGCGCGCCTGGCCGACCTGGCCATCTTTACCGAGGAAGACCACCGCACCGAGCCGCTGGAGGCAATTTTGCAGACCATGGCCCAGGCCCACGGCGACCCCCGCCGCTACGTGCTGGTGCCCGACCGGCGCGAGGCCATCCGCTATGCCATTGGCCAGGCCCGGCCCGGCGATACGCTGCTCTTCTCCGGCAAGGGCCATGAGCGGACGCTCGAGCGCAGCACCGAGGTATTGCCCTGGAACGAGGTGGAGGAGGTGCGCCGGGCGCTGGAGGAAGCTGGGCTGAAGGCTTAG
- a CDS encoding rhodanese-like domain-containing protein, translating into MGLKVGYKALLEAALAEIETIKAEEALGYLGHPDYVFVDLRDIRELKREGKIPGAFHAPRGMLEFWVDPESPYHKPIFASGKKFVFYCAGGWRSALAAQTVQRMGLEPVCHIEGGFTEWVRVGGAVERLEER; encoded by the coding sequence ATGGGCCTGAAGGTTGGTTACAAAGCCTTGCTCGAGGCCGCCCTGGCCGAGATCGAGACCATCAAAGCCGAGGAGGCCCTGGGCTACCTGGGCCACCCCGACTATGTGTTTGTGGATCTGCGCGATATCCGCGAGCTAAAGCGCGAAGGCAAGATTCCCGGTGCCTTCCACGCCCCGCGGGGCATGCTCGAGTTCTGGGTAGATCCCGAAAGCCCCTACCACAAGCCCATCTTCGCCTCGGGCAAGAAGTTTGTCTTCTACTGCGCGGGGGGCTGGCGCTCGGCCCTGGCCGCCCAAACGGTGCAGCGGATGGGTCTGGAGCCGGTGTGCCATATCGAGGGTGGTTTTACCGAGTGGGTGCGGGTGGGTGGAGCCGTAGAGCGGCTGGAGGAGCGCTAA